The following are from one region of the Nostoc cf. commune SO-36 genome:
- a CDS encoding methyltransferase domain-containing protein produces the protein MSATLYQQIQQFYDASSGLWEQIWGEHMHHGYYGADGSEKKDRRQAQIDLIEELLNWAGVEAAENILDVGCGIGGSSLYLAEKFHAKATGITLSPVQAARATERAAEANLSLKTQFQVANAQEMPFANDSFDLVWSLESGEHMPDKTKFLQECYRVLKPGGKLIMVTWCHRPIDKLPLTADEEKHLQDIYRVYCLPYVISLPEYESIARQLPLNNIRTADWSTAVAPFWNVVIDSAFTPQAFWGLLNAGWTTIQGALSLGLMRRGYERGLVRFGLLCGNK, from the coding sequence ATGAGTGCAACACTTTACCAGCAAATTCAACAATTCTACGATGCTTCCTCTGGTCTGTGGGAACAGATTTGGGGCGAACACATGCACCACGGTTATTACGGCGCTGATGGTAGTGAGAAAAAAGACCGTCGTCAAGCTCAAATTGATTTAATCGAAGAACTGCTCAATTGGGCAGGGGTAGAAGCAGCAGAAAATATCCTAGATGTAGGTTGTGGCATTGGGGGGAGTTCTTTATACCTGGCTGAAAAGTTTCATGCTAAGGCTACAGGGATTACTTTGAGTCCTGTGCAAGCTGCCAGAGCAACGGAACGTGCTGCGGAGGCAAATTTGAGTCTAAAAACTCAGTTTCAGGTCGCTAATGCTCAAGAAATGCCCTTTGCTAACGATTCTTTTGATTTGGTTTGGTCGCTGGAAAGTGGTGAACACATGCCAGATAAAACTAAATTTCTCCAGGAGTGCTATCGGGTGCTGAAACCTGGTGGTAAGTTAATTATGGTGACTTGGTGTCATCGACCGATTGATAAGTTACCACTGACGGCGGATGAGGAAAAGCATTTGCAGGATATTTATCGGGTGTATTGTTTGCCTTATGTGATTTCTTTACCAGAGTATGAAAGCATAGCCCGTCAACTTCCATTAAACAATATTCGCACCGCCGATTGGTCAACCGCCGTTGCTCCCTTTTGGAATGTAGTCATTGATTCGGCGTTCACTCCCCAAGCGTTTTGGGGCTTACTAAATGCTGGTTGGACTACCATTCAAGGGGCATTATCGCTGGGGTTGATGCGTCGCGGTTATGAGCGTGGGTTAGTTCGGTTTGGCTTATTGTGCGGGAATAAGTAA